The following proteins are co-located in the Phocoena phocoena chromosome 1, mPhoPho1.1, whole genome shotgun sequence genome:
- the SELE gene encoding E-selectin isoform X2: protein MMASQFLSALTFVLLLFKESGAWSYNASTEPMTFDEASAYCQQRYTHLVAIQNQEEIKHLNSAFSYSPSYYWIGIRKVNDTWTWIGTQKPLTEEATNWAPGEPNNKQSKEDCVEIYIKREKDSGKWNDERCSKKKLALCYTAACTPTSCSGHGDCRETINSYTCQCHPGFKGLKCEQVVTCQAQEAPEHGSLVCKDPLGKFSYNSSCSVSCGEGYLPSSPEATQCTSSGEWSVPLPACNLAKCDALSNPVNGVVKCFQSHGSFLWNTTCEFECNEGYELTGPQHLQCISSGIWDHKQPTCKAVMCDAVSHPQNGTVSCSHSPAGEFTCKSSCHFTCAEGFVLQGPAQVECTTQGQWTQQVPVCEVVQCSSLEVPGKIDINCSGEPVFGTKCTFACPEGWTLNGSAALTCGATGHWSGMLPTCEAPSKSQTPLAVGLSAAGVSLMTLASFLLWLLKRLQKKAKKFVPASSCQSLQSDGSYQTISELI, encoded by the exons ATGATGGCTTCACAGTTTCTCTCTGCTCTCACTTTCG TGCTTCTCCTGTTTAAAGAAAGTGGAGCCTGGTCTTACAACGCCTCCACGGAACCCATGACGTTTGATGAGGCCAGTGCTTATTGCCAGCAAAGGTACACACATCTGGTTGCAATTCAAAACCAGGAAGAGATTAAACACCTGAACTCCGCATTCAGCTATTCACCAAGTTATTACTGGATCGGAATCAGAAAGGTTAACGATACATGGACCTGGATAGGGACCCAGAAGCCTTTGACTGAAGAGGCCACAAACTGGGCTCCAGGTGAACCAAACAATAAGCAAAGCAAGGAGGATTGTGTAGAGATCTACATCAAGAGAGAAAAGGACTCGGGCAAGTGGAACGATGAGAGATGCAGCAAAAAGAAGCTAGCCTTGTGCTACACAG CTGCCTGTACCCCGACATCCTGCAGCGGCCACGGTGACTGTAGAGAGACCATCAACAGCTACACTTGCCAGTGCCACCCCGGCTTCAAGGGACTCAAGTGTGAGCAAG TTGTGACCTGTCAGGCACAGGAAGCCCCTGAGCATGGAAGCCTGGTTTGCAAAGACCCTTTGGGGAAATTCAGCTACAATTCTTCCTGCTCTGTCAGCTGTGGGGAGGGCTATCTCCCAAGCAGCCCGGAGGCCACACAGTGCACTTCCTCCGGAGAATGGAGTGTTCCTCTTCCAGCCTGCAATT tggctaagtgtGATGCTTTGTCAAATCCTGTCAATGGAGTTGTGAAATGTTTCCAAAGCCACGGAAGCTTCCTGTGGAACACCACCTGTGAATTTGAGTGTAATGAAGGATATGAACTCACTGGGCCCCAGCACCTGCAGTGTATCTCCTCTGGGATTTGGGACCACAAGCAACCAACATGTAAAG CTGTGATGTGTGATGCCGTCAGCCATCCTCAGAATGGCACAGTGAGCTGTAGCCACTCCCCTGCTGGAGAGTTCACCTGTAAGTCATCCTGCCACTTCACCTGTGCAGAAGGCTTCGTGTTGCAGGGGCCAGCCCAGGTTGAATGCACTACCCAGGGGCAATGGACACAGCAGGTCCCAGTTTGTGAAG TGGTACAATGTTCAAGTTTGGAGGTTCCCGGAAAGATCGACATAAACTGCAGTGGGGAGCCTGTGTTTGGCACCAAGTGTACATTTGCATGCCCTGAAGGGTGGACGCTCAATGGCTCTGCGGCTCTGACATGTGGTGCCACAGGACACTGGTCTGGGATGCTGCCTACCTGTGAAG CTCCTTCTAAGTCCCAAACTCCCTTGGCAGTTGGACTTTCTGCTGCTGGGGTCTCCCTCATGACATTAGCATCATTTCTCCTCTGGCTTCTGAAACGCCTTCAGAAGAAAG CAAAAAAATTTGTTCCTGCCAG CAGCTGCCAAAGCCTTCAATCAGATGGATCCTACCAAACGATTTCCGAGTTAATTTAA
- the SELE gene encoding E-selectin isoform X1, producing the protein MMASQFLSALTFVLLLFKESGAWSYNASTEPMTFDEASAYCQQRYTHLVAIQNQEEIKHLNSAFSYSPSYYWIGIRKVNDTWTWIGTQKPLTEEATNWAPGEPNNKQSKEDCVEIYIKREKDSGKWNDERCSKKKLALCYTAACTPTSCSGHGDCRETINSYTCQCHPGFKGLKCEQVAKCDALSNPVNGVVKCFQSHGSFLWNTTCEFECNEGYELTGPQHLQCISSGIWDHKQPTCKAVMCDAVSHPQNGTVSCSHSPAGEFTCKSSCHFTCAEGFVLQGPAQVECTTQGQWTQQVPVCEAVKCDAIPQPRSGSVNCTHSPTGEFTYKSSCAVSCEEGFELRGSAQLECTSQGQWTQEVPSCQVVQCSSLEVPGKIDINCSGEPVFGTKCTFACPEGWTLNGSAALTCGATGHWSGMLPTCEAPSKSQTPLAVGLSAAGVSLMTLASFLLWLLKRLQKKAKKFVPASSCQSLQSDGSYQTISELI; encoded by the exons ATGATGGCTTCACAGTTTCTCTCTGCTCTCACTTTCG TGCTTCTCCTGTTTAAAGAAAGTGGAGCCTGGTCTTACAACGCCTCCACGGAACCCATGACGTTTGATGAGGCCAGTGCTTATTGCCAGCAAAGGTACACACATCTGGTTGCAATTCAAAACCAGGAAGAGATTAAACACCTGAACTCCGCATTCAGCTATTCACCAAGTTATTACTGGATCGGAATCAGAAAGGTTAACGATACATGGACCTGGATAGGGACCCAGAAGCCTTTGACTGAAGAGGCCACAAACTGGGCTCCAGGTGAACCAAACAATAAGCAAAGCAAGGAGGATTGTGTAGAGATCTACATCAAGAGAGAAAAGGACTCGGGCAAGTGGAACGATGAGAGATGCAGCAAAAAGAAGCTAGCCTTGTGCTACACAG CTGCCTGTACCCCGACATCCTGCAGCGGCCACGGTGACTGTAGAGAGACCATCAACAGCTACACTTGCCAGTGCCACCCCGGCTTCAAGGGACTCAAGTGTGAGCAAG tggctaagtgtGATGCTTTGTCAAATCCTGTCAATGGAGTTGTGAAATGTTTCCAAAGCCACGGAAGCTTCCTGTGGAACACCACCTGTGAATTTGAGTGTAATGAAGGATATGAACTCACTGGGCCCCAGCACCTGCAGTGTATCTCCTCTGGGATTTGGGACCACAAGCAACCAACATGTAAAG CTGTGATGTGTGATGCCGTCAGCCATCCTCAGAATGGCACAGTGAGCTGTAGCCACTCCCCTGCTGGAGAGTTCACCTGTAAGTCATCCTGCCACTTCACCTGTGCAGAAGGCTTCGTGTTGCAGGGGCCAGCCCAGGTTGAATGCACTACCCAGGGGCAATGGACACAGCAGGTCCCAGTTTGTGAAG CTGTGAAATGTGATGCTATCCCTCAGCCCAGAAGTGGTTCAGTGAACTGTACCCATTCCCCCACTGGAGAGTTTACCTACAAGTCCTCCTGTGCCGTCAGCTGTGAGGAAGGCTTTGAATTGCGTGGATCGGCTCAACTTGAGTGCACATCTCAGGGACAGTGGACACAGGAGGTCCCCTCCTGCCAAG TGGTACAATGTTCAAGTTTGGAGGTTCCCGGAAAGATCGACATAAACTGCAGTGGGGAGCCTGTGTTTGGCACCAAGTGTACATTTGCATGCCCTGAAGGGTGGACGCTCAATGGCTCTGCGGCTCTGACATGTGGTGCCACAGGACACTGGTCTGGGATGCTGCCTACCTGTGAAG CTCCTTCTAAGTCCCAAACTCCCTTGGCAGTTGGACTTTCTGCTGCTGGGGTCTCCCTCATGACATTAGCATCATTTCTCCTCTGGCTTCTGAAACGCCTTCAGAAGAAAG CAAAAAAATTTGTTCCTGCCAG CAGCTGCCAAAGCCTTCAATCAGATGGATCCTACCAAACGATTTCCGAGTTAATTTAA